The sequence GAACTAGAACTGAAACTAAATAAATGCaatttgaaatatcaattgaatGCTTAAAACATAAATATCGACCAAGGACCTGAAGAAATTATGAAGGGAACTAGATCATAACATATATCAAACCTAAGTATGCAAATCAAACGACAACTTATAATAAGAGCACgactttatttttcttttagctGGCAATTAAGAAACTTCACCAGCCAGCCATATTTAAAGCTACAACATCCAAGCGTCAAAGCCAATAATTGAAATTTGTTAGCCAAGTGTCTCAGCTCACAAACCTCTTGTTCAATTGCATCACCTATAATGCAAGCTGCCTGTACCACTCTCGCACATCCATGCTCACCACCAGTCATCAACAAGCCCATTAGCTTATGCATTGTAATAACAGCCATCATATCCGCAGGCAACTGATCAAAATATGGGGCATATCCCGCCTTACTCTTACCTGTCCTAATGAACTCTTGCTCTTCCTCTATCTTGTCACGCAAGGGCTCAAACCATCCTAAAAACAAAGACTTCATGTAAGGTAAATTGGGAGCCAATTTCTGCTCGCACATATCATTCAACAACTCCTTGTACTCTTTAGCCGCCTGTACCCAAGCCTCGGTCTCGATCTTCACTTGCCTCCTCTTCAGAACTTTATACTTCCCCTTTCCCATCCCTTTAACATACCTCTGACGTCTCCACTGCATTGCATACTTTCTTTTCTCCTCTTTTCTTACTTCATTCAGAAGTTCTTGAACCTCATCAGCCGCACAAACATTAGGAATACTATCCTCTTCTAAATCGGTGTGGGACACCTCCACAGCCTCCGCCACAGTAGCATAACTTCTGCGACGAGAACCGTCATAGTTCCCATGTTCTCTTCCAACATGCCGTAACAGTCCAGCCAAGTACTCGTTTCGACTAAAGAAATCTTTAATTTTCCTACTACCACATCCAGGTAAACACATGTTGGAGTAAGAATCAAGCTCAAACAGGGGTTTAAACTCGAATTGTGAAACATTAGAATTGTTGGAGAATCTCAGATAGCTCAAAGTTCGAGTGAGTGAGGAGGTTCTTGAATTCGAACTAATCAATCTTTCGGCAATATTTTTCCACATAACTGTGGGGTTCCTTGGGGTCTTTATGACGAAAACTTCTGACTTGTTAAATTGGATACCTGAATGAGTAATGTTGAAGGCTGAAGGGGTTTTACAGGTGTTCATCAAATTGATTCAACTCGCAATGATCGAATAGGTGGCTTCGCAACGACAAAAATCCTGAGAACAGAATTTTGACAGCTAAATTCTTCGAAAAATATCTTCCTCTCTGTGAATGAATTTTCATTTCCATAAACCCTCCTGAGACAGAAAAACCTTGAGGGAAGACAAACTCCGGTTTCCGGGTAGCCGACCACTGGCGATTTGGGCCTACTGCCCCAAATTTAATTTGGGCTCCAGATCGGTAATGGACTCACAGCCGACAATTGCCCACAAAAaggatttaattaattcttacTTCGATCCAATTACTAAAACCGTTGCTTCCTTCCATTCTTCATTTCAGCCCATTTTGTaacttttttcattttataaaaaaagttAATTACACTAAAAGAacttaaatatatttgatatttcaCTTTAGATTTGTGAAAATTAAATTCTAATATTACATAAATCCTCCTAAGCTTTGAATTTTTCTTATctaaaaatttaagataaatatgAATCTAAAGCTATAAATGtaagatatatataaaattaatgggggttttaatttttattcttataaattattgaaataatttgttACGTTCACAAATTTCAAAGGAGATAatgtaatatttatatatagtagGATTTTTTTTGGTAGTTATGCCAACATCGACAATGTATTTGTCATTAttcctaaaaatatatatactccaattttcttttctttttttacaataaatataCTCCACCTTTCAATATTTATAATCATATGAACTTTCAAATCCTTTATCATGATTCGTTGAAGCTAATATTTTGTCTTCAAAACTTAAAACACTGGGGTTGTATTTGGTTGAAGTGCGGTTTTTGTAGAATTATACGACAGTTATCTTCAAAATACAACAAATTGCTACTTAATAGTAATATAAACTAAAAGAATAGTTCTCACAATCCATATTCGTGAGACGAATCCATACGATTTATATGATTACAGTATCatggttcttttttttttttttaggagaacaccaaatattttattaacagCCAAGAAAGTCATGAGTTACATGTTTCCTAATAAACAAAGGACAACAATCATCAAATACTATAGAATTGCCAAGTCCATGCGAGGCCAAAATATGCGCAACACCATTGGCTGTGCGCTTGCAATGCTGAGCTTGAAAGTTTAACCAGTCTCCATCCAATTAGAAGAACAGAGGAAACTATAAATTCATTTTTGACATATTGAAGTGTGAGATTTATGGAGTTTATGATATTGTCGGTATCATAATCTAGTATGACTTGATTTCATTGATACTTAGAAATCATCATCATTCATTCATTCTCAATGTGTCAGAAGTTCCGCGACATGGACTAAGAAGATACCCTCTAAGCACATAGTCTGAACCACTAACACTATTCCATGCTCATCCCTTGCTACCACCCCAATACCCACTCGTGGAGATTCTTGCACCACAATCGTGTCAACATTGATTTTTATAAACTCAGAGGGAGGTGCAAGCCAAGAAGAAGATTGTGTTTGGGTTGGAGTCCTTGATGAATTCACTGATTGACAAGCTTATAATATGTTCAGAATAAGCTGGCGCGAGAAACCACTTCAGTTAACGTTAACAAACGAGTTATTATACTTTGCCACTTAATatgatatatcataaaaatatattgtaattTCACTCATCATACTACTATATTATGCTACATGGATATTGGTCGGGCTACTATACTCTGCCATTTAATATGATATATCATAAGAATCTATTGTCGTGTCAATCAGCCTACTAATAAGTCATTATGTCATATCGATAGGTAACAATATGTTAtcgaaataaattcaaaattatatttaatattaaaatataaaatgtgaGTAAACATCACATATCAATAGATACTAGTATGTACAATGAAGCATGAagtaaaatacccaaaaattaaCTTTTGATTCAATTCTTACTTTATTTAAATCAACATACTAATCTTGACCTAAAGTACATAaatgtatattaaaaaaatcaaaattaaatattttgaaattgctCAGGTAATGAATTGGAGCCAAGTCATAATTACATTTTTGTCTATACACCCACCCACCAACACATTTACGTGGAagcaacaaattattattattattattatttttctactaaaaaaacaaaaaacaaaatttttttttttttgaattaatcATACTATAAATCATTTTGTCTCGTAACAATAATTACCTAAGATTTGATATTCTAAGAAAAATCCAAGAATCTATTTATCATTACCCACAAGTGTATTTACTTCCAGGCTactaagatttaaaattttcttgcgtaggtctcttgtgagacggtctcacgaatttttacctgtgagacgagtcaaccataccgatatccacaataaaaaataatattcttagcataaaaagtaatactttttcatggatagcccaaataagatatccatctcacaaaatacgatccgtgagaccgtctcacacaagtttttgtcaattttctTTATAATTAGTTACTCAATTTATTTATGTCTACTATCTCCTCAATGCACACCCACAATATTATcttatttgataatataaattaaattaatcactaatcatttataaaacttgaaaaaaaattactgaaaaAAAAGATGCGCAATCACGGggtatatttttttaacctcgttcaactcttttttttaagaaaatgacctccTCTTGAGgaagtcattttcttaaaaaaaaaaaagaagaagagattATTTTCTTaaagtcattttcttaaaaaaaaagaaaaaaagattattttcttgaaaaaagaGTTGATcgaaattatttaatcaattttctCCACAATCACGCTGTTTCGTGCCAAAATACTAGTTAGTATATTTGGTTTTTacatctttaaaaataaaattgaagcaAAATGATCTCTCAACCAACCAACCCAAGTTATCAGGGTCAAAGGATTAAGCCCATGACCCATTATTCATGACCCAGTCATTCTGGCTTCTCCTCTCTCTCATTTACTCAAGAAGTTCTTCTTCCAATCAGAGCGGAAGGAACAAGAATCAATAGCAAATTCGAACTCCGTCAGAGCAAGAAACACAAACTCATAAGCGATAAATGAGTTTGGGAATCAAATGAAACAAGATAATAGGAAAAGTGGGAGTCACACAGGTTAGGGTTCGAGTTTCATTATAAACCCAAAAAACTGTGTTTTGATGAATATAGTCAGTAGCTGAAGAAAATTGACTATGTAGAGGTCTGAATTCGGGTTATTGAATTGAATCTGAGGTAACCCATCTCTCTTTTGCTGCTATTTATTCTGTATTTTTGCCTTTTTTGGTCGTGACTGAAAATTGTGATATTTGTTATATAGTTATTATTTGAGCTTTCAATTGCTTCGATTCGGATCTGGATCAtgaaatgtccaatttaaatttgaacttGTATTTGTCTACTGGTGCTTAGAATTTTTGTTGTTTAGGTAAATGGTTTTTTTTCCCATCTGATTGTTTGTTTTTACAGAAGACTTGAGTTTCAAGTCCATTTGCATAGTTTATTTGGGCCAGGGTTTATTGCTGGTTGTTGAATCGTCGCTGGAACTGCAGAATCAGAATATTGGATGATAAAATGAGGCCATAAGTTGATACTATCTCGTGTAATTCATGAGATCCAATCGTCTCGGAGACAAGGAAGGTGACTGGGGATACAAGATTCTTCAAAATATTCGACATTAGGTTTGTTTGAAGTTACTGAGTATTTATAGCATGTTAGATATGACCGGAGAAGCTTCTGAATCTGGGTGGAGAGCATCAAATTCCGGATCAGCGAGAAGTGGATCTTTCCGTGAGGAGGAAACTTTCCACTGGCAAGCAAGTTTTGGAGGAAGTGGATCTAGGAATACCAGTCCTCTTGGCAGGATGGGGTCGAGGAACACGAGTCCGTCTAGGCAGAAGGCTATTAAGACCAAACCACGTGGTTTAGACGAAGAAATTATGGCAACATTTTGTAAATCTGTACATCCGGATATCCAGATGGAAGATAACATTTGGGCCATGCTGCCAGAAGATTtgttaaatgaaatattggctAGAGTTCCACCATTCATGATTTTTCGGCTCCGTTCTGTTTGTAAAAGATGGAATTCAATTTTGCAAGACAATGGCTTTCTGAAGTTCCATTCACAAGTGCCCTCCCATGGGCCTTGCCTCCTCACATTTTGGAAAAATTCACAGACTCCTCAATGCTCAGTTTTCAGCTTGCCGTTGAAACAGTGGTTTCGGATTCCATTTACTTTTCTGCCACATTGGGCTTTCTGGTTGGTTGGTTCATCAGGGGGCCTGGTCTGTTTCTCGGGATTGGATGGATTGACTTTCAAAACATTAGTTTGTAATCCCCTAACACAAACTTGGAGGACTTTGCCAAGTATGCATTATAATCaacaaaggcagttgataatgGTAGTTGATCGGAAGGATCGGTCTTTTAAAATTATAGCCACCAGTGATATTTATGGTGACAAGTCTTTGCCCACAGAAGTATATGACTCTAAGCTTTGCAAATGGTCGCTTCACCAAACCATGCCTGCCGTAAATCTTTGTTCCTCAAAGATGGCATTTTGTGACTCAAGGTTGTATTTGGAGACTCTTTCACCACTGGGTTTGATGATGTATAGAATGGATACGGGCCACTGGGAATACATCCCTGCAAAATTTCCTCGGTCTTTATTGGATGGGTATCTAGTGGCCGGAACACAGAAGCGTCTGTTTCTAGTTGGAAGAATTGGTCTTTATAGTACTCTTCAAAGCATGAGGATATGGGAGCTTGATCATTCGAAATTTGTTTGGGTTGAGGTAAGCAGGATGCCACCTAGGTATTTTCGTGCTCTCTTGAGATTATCAGCAGAAAGATTTGAATGCTTTGGTCAGGATAATCTGATATGTTTCACATCGTGGAACCAAGGGAAAGGTCTTCTCTATGACGTCGATAAAAAAGTGTGGTCTTGGATTGCTGGATGTGCTCTTCAATCGTACAACAGCCAGGTCTGTTTCTATGAGCCAAGATTTGATGCTATGATCTATTAATCTTGGCTACCATCAAGAATCCAAGGTCAAATATTCCAACATTTGGAATACTTCTTATTTCACCGGTCAATAATTCACGACCCCTTGTTACCACTGTGTCCTTCCTTGAAGCTGAGCCTGCCATGGTACTCTCATTTTGTGTTATTGACAAATATTTGCAAGTAGTTGTGGTAGATGCTGTATTTTAGAATGCCTTTTGACTTGAAAATTACTAGAAGGTGAATGATACTGATCTCTATCATAGAGAAAATAATTCTAGTCTTCGATGGTGTGGATGGATGAATCTGGTCTTTCTCCACTTTAaacgccacagcattgttcttACACTGTCATAACGAGCTATACTTGTGCTAATATGTAATCGTATTTATGGTTTTAATATTTATCCGGCTATCCTGATGATACATaggttttttttgtaaaaaaataaataaatttactcaCACCTttgctttctttctttctttctttctttctttcataGATTAAAACAGAACGAGTGGCATCCTCACATGTGTCTTTCATCTTTACATTTGTCATTTATCAGTGTTTTTAACTTAGATGTTTCATTCCTTTGAGTCTAAGCAGCAAGTGTTGAAAATTATG comes from Primulina huaijiensis isolate GDHJ02 chromosome 17, ASM1229523v2, whole genome shotgun sequence and encodes:
- the LOC140962920 gene encoding F-box/kelch-repeat protein At5g15710-like, yielding MRSNRLGDKEDMTGEASESGWRASNSGSARSGSFREEETFHWQASFGGSGSRNTSPLGRMGSRNTSPSRQKAIKTKPRGLDEEIMATFCKSVHPDIQMEDNIWAMLPEDLLNEILARVPPFMIFRLRSVCKRWNSILQDNGFLKFHSQVPSHGPCLLTFWKNSQTPQCSVFSLPLKQWFRIPFTFLPHWAFWLVGSSGGLVCFSGLDGLTFKTLVCNPLTQTWRTLPSMHYNQQRQLIMVVDRKDRSFKIIATSDIYGDKSLPTEVYDSKLCKWSLHQTMPAVNLCSSKMAFCDSRLYLETLSPLGLMMYRMDTGHWEYIPAKFPRSLLDGYLVAGTQKRLFLVGRIGLYSTLQSMRIWELDHSKFVWVEVSRMPPRYFRALLRLSAERFECFGQDNLICFTSWNQGKGLLYDVDKKVWSWIAGCALQSYNSQVCFYEPRFDAMIY